From Trichoderma atroviride chromosome 1, complete sequence, one genomic window encodes:
- a CDS encoding uncharacterized protein (EggNog:ENOG41~CAZy:GH79), whose translation MVKYSVPASILLSQSLVAASLYDSYVSLSFELIGFPTFAGTKSQPNAFSHNLMQNLADLQGSGVVVRVGGNSGDRAIYDSTLTTATASACPNADPGAWQCIGKSFFESYGGFPAGTRYSHQFNVGAYNSSGWATLKSTVPLACKALEGQLEFWEVGNEPDLYIGSRRPSTYNAADYAAEWVNTTQHFESYLKTACPSLGGSIKYIAPSLSSPGAKLKINAIFPDEGSAATSKISQVSVHNYMGGATSPGVTLQNTLMSHTAVVNSITSHVNYAKTSTISADYIIGEHNSLYGGGASGLSDVFGAALWAMEFSLYAASTGVIKRIHFHQSVGSPYAAWVPSGTLNTNAPYYGKLAASTFLAHSSTIEVKTLALNKDADKDSGYAAYVNGELRRVAVLNLRQYNSGSGTRPSQNYTVQVGAGTSWTSQRLTAAGATDKSGVTFNGFSYDANSNGLAQRVASQESGKVYRADSNGNINFSVQNTEAIVLVKN comes from the exons ATGGTCAAGTACTCAGTTCCCGCGTCCATACTGCTGTCGCAGTCGTTGGTGGCGGCCAGTCTCTACGACTCGTATGTGAGCTTGTCGTTTGAGCTGATTGGTTTCCCTACATTTGCCG GAACCAAGAGCCAGCCCAATGCCTTCTCCCACAACCTGATGCAGAACCTGGCCGACCTTCAAGGCAGCGGAGTTGTCGTTCGCGTCGGTGGAAACTCTGGCGACCGTGCCATCTACGACTCGACCTTGACCACGGCCACAGCCAGCGCTTGCCCCAATGCCGACCCTGGCGCATGGCAATGCATCGGAAAGAGCTTCTTCGAGTCGTATGGCGGATTCCCGGCCGGCACCCGCTACTCTCACCAGTTCAACGTGGGCGCGTACAACTCCTCCGGATGGGCCACTCTGAAGTCGACGGTGCCCCTGGCCTGCAAGGCGCTTGAGGGCCAGCTCGAGTTTTGGGAGGTTGGCAACGAGCCGGATCTGTACATTGGAAGCAGACGTCCCAGCACCTACAACGCCGCCGACTATGCTGCCGAGTGGGTGAATACCACACAGCACTTTGAGAGCTATCTCAAGACTGCGTGCCCTTCCCTGGGAGGCAGCATCAAGTACATTGCCCCCTCGTTGAGCTCCCCCGgcgccaagctcaagatcAACGCCATCTTCCCCGACGAAGGCAGCGCTGCCACCTCAAAGATCTCGCAGGTCTCTGTGCACAACTACATGGGCGGCGCCACCAGCCCGGGCGTTACTCTGCAAAACACGCTCATGAGCCACACGGCCGTTGTCAACTCCATCACGAGCCACGTCAACTACGCCAAGACGTCCACCATCAGCGCCGACTACATCATTGGCGAGCACAACAGCTTgtacggcggcggcgcctctGGCCTCTCCGACGTCTTTGGAGCCGCTCTCTGGGCCATGGAGTTTTCCCTCTATGCTGCCTCCACTGGCGTCATCAAGCGCATTCACTTCCACCAGTCGGTGGGCTCTCCTTATGCCGCCTGGGTTCCTTCAGGCACTCTCAACACCAATGCCCCGTACTACGGCAAGCTGGCTGCCAGCACTTTCCTGGCCCACTCCAGCACCATTGAAGTCAAGACTCTTGCCTTGAACAAGGATGCCGACAAGGACTCTGGATATGCCGCCTACGTCAACGGCGAGCTGAGACGCGTCGCTGTTCTCAACTTGAGACAGTACAACTCTGGCAGTGGCACCCGTCCGAGCCAGAACTACACCGTCCAGGTCGGCGCTGGAACTTCTTGGACATCTCAGCGTCTTACTGCAGCTGGCGCCACGGACAAGTCTGGCGTTACTTTCAACGGCTTCTCTTACGATGCAAACTCCAACGGTCTGGCCCAGCGCGTTGCCAGCCAGGAGTCGGGCAAGGTTTACCGGGCTGACAGCAACGGCAACATTAACTTTTCTGTTCAGAACACTGAGGCTATTGTCTTGGTGAAGAACTAA